TCTATAGATATCTCTTTCTTTATCTAGCAGTATGTTACCTAAATTGTTCCAATATTGAAGCGGACAATTTTGGACGATTATATTTGCTGTGTTAGTTATAGAGTGCTGGTGACTCTTCATTGTGGTTTTTATTACTGGTATTGTCTGAGAATTGTTCATCTCATGCACAAGAAAGCCCCAAAAAGGATCaaaaaagttgttgtttaaattGCACTTCTTTTTCCTTATTGTAATATGGCCCCTTGCTCTAAAACTGAGTTCTGCTGACGTCAGTTTCTCggcacgattttttttaattgtcttTACAAGATTATACAATTCTGCTCGGTGCATTTTAGGATCATGAGGGACTTCGTTAGCACTCAACCAGTTTATAATGTCCTCCTTCGATAGGTCACTAACAACTTTATCTTCGTCGTTACTTAAAACGTTTTCTTGGAAAATTATTACGCTTTCCTCTGACAGTTGGGGTAAAATTTTCTCTTCTACCCAATTCGTCATATACTCCTGGCTATTTCCGCAACAGTAGATATAACCCAAGTGACCAAACTTTTGCGACGCTGCTATAATAAACCGAGTTTTTGATTCCACGTTGTCTTCTTTGAAACTAAATTTACCATGGTTTGGGATCAGGTTTACCTTGCCTATGTACactatgtttttcttttgttccCTATACATCATCTTTGTGTATAAAAACTTCTGTCTCTCCATGACTGTTTCTGGTTTTTCGACTATGATGGAAGCCTTTGTTCCTGGTAGCTGTACTAGAGTGAAAAACTTCTTATAACCTTCGTAGTCTTGACTATATTTTATCCCTGTTGGTATTTCTAGGAGTTGCGTATAGTTTTTTAACAGTAGTTTCCGTATGTTGTTATACTCAAAATTGTGGCTTTGTATCATTTGTTTCTGCTCTCTTAACCAATCTTCAAACTTGATGGACTTATTTTCTAGAGAATTT
The Cydia amplana chromosome 22, ilCydAmpl1.1, whole genome shotgun sequence DNA segment above includes these coding regions:
- the LOC134658421 gene encoding uncharacterized protein LOC134658421, with the translated sequence MAAEMTLELFEKHLSDFKKEDIQKKMDIASNVSKQCELPNNRQTGKDKTPPLIKCQKLTGVPEETLTAVNSLENKSIKFEDWLREQKQMIQSHNFEYNNIRKLLLKNYTQLLEIPTGIKYSQDYEGYKKFFTLVQLPGTKASIIVEKPETVMERQKFLYTKMMYREQKKNIVYIGKVNLIPNHGKFSFKEDNVESKTRFIIAASQKFGHLGYIYCCGNSQEYMTNWVEEKILPQLSEESVIIFQENVLSNDEDKVVSDLSKEDIINWLSANEVPHDPKMHRAELYNLVKTIKKNRAEKLTSAELSFRARGHITIRKKKCNLNNNFFDPFWGFLVHEMNNSQTIPVIKTTMKSHQHSITNTANIIVQNCPLQYWNNLGNILLDKERDIYREDLEIEHVIDKLMTMVKNEGLPKEWETDSKLDEYSRTAEQKYIVLSDNLLKLFENMQKTQLYKSLNIFKQ